Proteins encoded in a region of the Nicotiana tomentosiformis chromosome 9, ASM39032v3, whole genome shotgun sequence genome:
- the LOC104100232 gene encoding uncharacterized protein, with amino-acid sequence MGSFQTKVKSYPNAKVVERLKYNVRFLQAEVNEIMCMREHESQAYAQEMIIFALKEAEWKKERRKLREEVKKLRKKLEDKGGGEEEKSKGVENHDMLSSVKGEKEWHHLGSSYLLEQIRDEQARRDVAIEKWKQLYFAIKIELDDLIQRTNQGEGLCWKIEQMELLEELHRELKEKEQTIALLKERISLMEQQELKREREVDILRQSLKIMSYKMKATSISKNLSKSLHL; translated from the exons ATGGGAAGTTTTCAAACCAAAGTCAAAAGCTATCCAAATGCCAAAGTGGTTGAAAGGTTGAAGTATAATGTAAGATTTCTTCAAGCTGAGGTGAATGAAATAATGTGCATGAGGGAACATGAGAGTCAAGCTTACGCTCAAGAGATGATCATATTTGCACTGAAAGAAGCTGAGTGGAAGAAGGAAAGGAGGAAGCTAAGAGAGGAAGTGAAGAAGTTGAGGAAGAAATTGGAAGATaaaggaggaggagaagaagagaaGTCCAAAGGAGTAGAAAATCATGACATGTTAAGTAGTGTGAAAGGGGAGAAGGAGTGGCATCACTTGGGATCAAGCTACTTGTTGGAGCAAATTAGGGATGAACAAGCTAGAAGAGATGTCGCGATCGAGAAGTGGAAACAACTTTATTTTGCCATCAAAATTGAGCTTGATGATCTTATCCAGAGGACAAATCAAG GAGAAGGACTCTGCTGGAAAATAGAGCAAATGGAATTACTAGAGGAGCTGCATAGGGAGCTGAAAGAAAAGGAGCAAACCATTGCGCTTTTAAAAGAGCGAATATCTTTGATGGAGCAACAAGAACTCAAGAGGGAGAGGGAGGTAGACATTTTGAGGCAAAGCTTGAAGATAATGAGCTACAAGATGAAGGCAACCAGCATTTCTAAGAATTTATCGAAAAGCTTGCATCTGTAA